The genomic region atatttgtcacaatctaaatatttttaggttaaaatgttcataaaattaaattatgatagtctatataattttttcttttaaaaaaagttacttaagaaaaaaatttagcctaaattcattctttaataatatgaggctaaaattttaacatATAAGGATTAGTGCAAAAAAGTTGTTTCTAGGTTAAAACCTAtattttttgggctaaaatttttagattttaacccaaGAATCGGAGATGGTCTTTAGAGTTCATAAAGAAATATATGGAAAAAATTGGATTGGTCCtcgaattttaatttaatttgaactttttaCTCTTTTAACTAAAAAACTTTAGTGTTGGAATTTATGCATCTCATTTGCACAATTATTCAGCGTCCAACAAAAACACACTATTAAGTcgaaatttacaattttttaatgaACTTTTTACCAACCCATTAATTTATTCAGCATTCTCGTTTGCAGGGAATCGATGGTGTAATATTGGGtcttaaaaataagaaaagtatACCTAGCTAGGGTTTCATACATGGACTGGTTGTGTTTACTTCGATTTCACTTTAGGGTTTTTTTAGCTAGGATTTCGctttagggtttttgtttttattttgtaaaagtttttatattttgaaaggattagatttattttctaaaagttaataattgaatggaaagagaatttgaaaatttaaccGTAGAAATACAAAACATGAGTTCAATGACTTAAAGCAAACAATAAGTTTGTATGTAAGAAAGTCACAAATCAGTCGCTCTTTTTTCAATGTCTACACATAAAAAATTGAGTGCTTCACTACTAATAAAAATCTTTATATCCATAAAATTTTGTGGTTTTAACGTACTCTATATTTCGTTACCtcaattttcattaaaagtttATAACTGCTTcttttttcacatatttttctAGAACATTATGCGAATAAGCCTTGAAAAATCTAGTAATCTTGGCACAACCATAATCATAATGCTAATTTACTAATATATTAGAAACTCATGACTAGCTAAACTCATAATATTACATTGACTGCAGACATCATACCAGCCGATCATCTTTCGACACAAAATAATTGACTTGCGACCAACTAATATGTGCCTACCTTACCTATCTAAAATCACAGATTCTTAAAAACCAAGTTACCATAGAAATATAtgcccatatatatatatgtatggttGTCTCTAAGATCCACCAGGTGGACTTCCTGGTCCCCCAAGTGTTAAAAACACACCAGGAAGATCACTTCTTTCTTTGGCTACAGATGGATTGGCTCGAATGACCGAAAATGGTCGAGCAACCTGAGGTTGCACGAGGCCCAGGCCAGACTCCGGCATGGAATTCCTCATTGGTTGCTCAGATAGCTTCAAGGGTGGCTCTGGATGATTCGAGTTTGGAAATGGTTTTGCTCCAGAAATGGGAATTTGGCTTGTTGAAGACGAAGGATTTTGCACGAAAGCTGGCCGTCTTGAGATCATCTGGGGTCCCTGGTTTGACACATAAAGTTGCACAGACAAGTTAACATTGATTTTGTAAGCACATTAATGAATGGGCAGTGTGATTTTCGGACACCTTTTTTCTCCCCCTGCACACCtttattgacaaaaataaaatgacgTGTAGAGGGAGAAAAAGGGCGTGTGGATATCACTTCTAACGATTATGTGTCAGTTTTACAGTGTAGTTGAAATAGGGAAGCTTACTGGTGCAAATAAGACTCCTCTATATATCTTTCCATTAACCATCGCAGTCATTAGGAAACCTGAGTCGAATGCTCCATCAACTTTGCCTTGAACCTCAGCACCCATCTAAGGAGACACAAAACCCCAACAAAAAGCCATGCATTGGCAAaacgaataattttttttccaattatcGAAACAAAGTGAAATTAAAGGAATGCATACCATGTTCTGAATAGGCCCTGCCTCGAAGTGTTTTTGTTCTACTGCTTGAAATTGCACACTTGGTCTACCAACGTTGACATGATGATACTGTTCTCGTTTTGGTTCGGTGTGACACTCTCCTAACAAGTTAAGGTCTGGAGATCTTTGTCCAGAATTTCTATTAGCTTTATGGCTGCTTGTGACATTGGGAGATTGACCATTGCTCGGACTATGATTGAATTTCTTAAACAAATGAAAACCTCGAGAACCTGGGTTGGAATCAACCATATTAGGATTCGGGATCTGCTCTTGATCTGAGTGTGATGGTGATGAATGCTgggagagtgatagagaatgctCCTCTTGTTCTGATTCGAGGTCTATTGATTTTGTACTTGCGGTTCTTCTCCTCTTTGGATGTAAAGTATCTACATTTATGTTTACGAATGAATACTCATTAACAATGATTGTGTATACCTAGAAGAAAGAGTGAATTTTTAAACTATATGCTAACCTGATTTCAACTGAAGAGACCGTCTTGCTTCTGATTCTGGTCCGTGGGTTGTCTGTCGTACTACTACATGATTCCCCATTAGCATAGTTTTCTGCTTGAAGCATTTACAAAAACACTCCTCTTCATTATCGAAACATAAAGGATGCACTAAAGTACTGCATTGTTACAGTAACTTCTGTACCGTGTTAAAATCTGTTCCCTTTGAGATCCTCCGCCTCTCTTGGTTACAGTGGCTTCCAAAAATTTTGCACATGGAAACATTGTAACGACCATTGAGATGTTCTGCTCCAAGATGCAACACCAACAACTCATTCAGAGGGCGCTCGTCCTCACCACACCTACAAGTTGAAACCAGAAAATTAAGAGGGAACCGAACTATATGGACAGGACTTAAGCTGTATAATTTATATGGCTAATTACCCTCCGTAGACGGCAATATCAGAATCTGTAACAACAGCAGTATGAGAGAACCGTCCTTGTGGATGTTGGCCACATATTTCAAGTTGAGTCCATGAACAAGTAATCACATCTAGGACCCAAACATCGTTGTAATAATGTTTGTCTCCAACCCCTCCAATGACATAAACCTGCATTTTTTCCTTTAGGTCAATCGCTTTCTCTTCTGAGAAGAAATGCTACAAGGTGATACTTGAACTTCGTTAAATGTTAAATCGATCATGTACATGATTCAAAGATGGACAATTACCAAAAATAACACTAAACATTTCTTTTCTCCGAAAAGAAAATCTTGTAAGCATCGATGAAATAACTTGCCTTTGTCCCGATACTAACAGTTGCATGACCTGCCCTGGCACCCGGTGATGATCCTTGAACAGCCAACTGTTGCaaaacaaccaccacaacctccaTTTGACTCAATTTGTAGAAGAACTTGCACGAACTGTACATTATTCATTTATAAAACTAACATTGAAATTCTGACAGAATAAAAGGAAAACCATACCCTCGACCAAGTCAGTGTGTTCATGTCAAGCACATCTACACCACCATAATACCTATCACCACGGTCCCCACCATACACAAGAAGCTTCTTCCCCATCACAATTGTGCTATGACTGTCTCGAGGAACAGGACTATCGCCCTTCACCTCAGGGGAAGTCCATCTCATGGTATTAAGGTCTAGAACATGAAGATCATTCAAGTAATTTCCTTTACCTTCTCCACTACCCCCGAATATCACTAATTTTTCATCACCAACAAGGGTAGCAGTGTGACTTTCGCGGGGTGAAGGTGGAGTACCCGTACATTCTGGCCGTGTCCATTCTTTGGTCACAAGATTCAATATGTGAAGATCATTTACCTTCTTGGAGCCATTAGTTCCCCCGAAAACTATCATCTTGTGCCCTAGAACAATGGCACTATGGCTGTCTCTAGGACCAGGCCCTTGACCGGTTGACACAAGAGTGTTCCATACCATTTTCTCAAGATCAAGCACAAGAACATCGCTGAAATGCATACCGCCACAACATCCCTAAATTGGACAAACTAGAAGGATGAGATGAAGATACAGCAAGGCATCACATTACATTGAAAAAAGGCTAAAAGTTTCATAGCTTTCTCGAGTACCATGTCCTACAGAAATGAGTACTATACAGAACAATCCGAGGACACCGAAACACATAGAATCGAATGAACAATTAGTTATCACCATCTATTGACGCCAATTTCAA from Pyrus communis chromosome 9, drPyrComm1.1, whole genome shotgun sequence harbors:
- the LOC137745497 gene encoding uncharacterized protein; the protein is MGNHVVVRQTTHGPESEARRSLQLKSDTLHPKRRRTASTKSIDLESEQEEHSLSLSQHSSPSHSDQEQIPNPNMVDSNPGSRGFHLFKKFNHSPSNGQSPNVTSSHKANRNSGQRSPDLNLLGECHTEPKREQYHHVNVGRPSVQFQAVEQKHFEAGPIQNMMGAEVQGKVDGAFDSGFLMTAMVNGKIYRGVLFAPGPQMISRRPAFVQNPSSSTSQIPISGAKPFPNSNHPEPPLKLSEQPMRNSMPESGLGLVQPQVARPFSVIRANPSVAKERSDLPGVFLTLGGPGSPPGGS
- the LOC137745498 gene encoding uncharacterized protein; this translates as MGSLGGEAARKKAMWLYPKIMGFNPSERWGHSACYSRGVLYIFGGCCGGMHFSDVLVLDLEKMVWNTLVSTGQGPGPRDSHSAIVLGHKMIVFGGTNGSKKVNDLHILNLVTKEWTRPECTGTPPSPRESHTATLVGDEKLVIFGGSGEGKGNYLNDLHVLDLNTMRWTSPEVKGDSPVPRDSHSTIVMGKKLLVYGGDRGDRYYGGVDVLDMNTLTWSRLAVQGSSPGARAGHATVSIGTKASYFIDAYKIFFSEKRNV